A region from the Methanofollis liminatans DSM 4140 genome encodes:
- a CDS encoding L-lactate MFS transporter has translation MEDVRVFGMEAERGRWLLVLSGMLINLCLGSIYSWSVFVAPLTAYFTGALGRTVTAGEVLMPFSVFLACFAVTMPLAGRLIEGWGPRNAAIAGGVLTGLGWLLASTAASVQVLYVLYGVIGGVGVGIAYGVPVAVSTRWFPDRRGLAVGLTVLGFGFSAFVTANLAGMLIAAVGVMATFRIFGVVFILLVALFALPLSFPPDGWRPAGMAAGGGAAGPACECNRSAMIRTPTFYGLWICYFVGCLAGLMAISIAQPVGTEVAGISPAVATMLVGFFAVFNGGGRPLFGALTDRLDPGRTAMISFALIGAASLIMWQAPSGATYIAAFAVLWGCLGGWLAIAPTATARYFGTCDYPRCYGLVFLAYGAGAIAGPQLAGYIRTTTGGYLGVFPWVLGLAAIGFVVAFALLRPGKSG, from the coding sequence ATGGAGGATGTCAGGGTCTTCGGCATGGAGGCCGAACGGGGTCGGTGGCTGCTGGTGCTCTCAGGCATGCTCATCAACCTCTGCCTGGGGAGCATCTACTCGTGGAGCGTGTTTGTGGCCCCGCTGACCGCATATTTCACGGGAGCGCTGGGCAGGACGGTGACGGCGGGCGAGGTGCTCATGCCGTTCTCCGTCTTTCTGGCATGTTTTGCGGTGACGATGCCCCTGGCCGGGAGACTGATCGAGGGATGGGGGCCGAGAAACGCCGCCATCGCCGGGGGTGTGCTGACCGGTCTTGGCTGGCTGCTGGCCTCGACGGCGGCCTCGGTGCAGGTGCTCTACGTCCTCTACGGCGTTATCGGGGGCGTGGGCGTTGGCATCGCCTACGGTGTGCCGGTGGCGGTCTCGACGCGGTGGTTCCCTGACCGCCGGGGGCTTGCGGTGGGGCTGACCGTGCTCGGCTTCGGGTTCTCGGCCTTCGTGACCGCGAACCTCGCCGGGATGCTCATCGCCGCCGTCGGGGTGATGGCGACCTTCAGGATCTTCGGCGTCGTCTTCATCCTGCTGGTCGCCCTCTTCGCCCTCCCGCTCTCGTTTCCGCCCGATGGGTGGCGGCCGGCCGGGATGGCGGCGGGCGGCGGTGCGGCCGGGCCGGCGTGCGAGTGCAACCGGAGCGCGATGATCAGGACTCCGACCTTCTATGGGCTGTGGATCTGCTACTTTGTCGGCTGCCTGGCTGGTTTGATGGCGATCTCCATCGCGCAGCCGGTCGGGACTGAGGTGGCCGGGATCTCTCCCGCCGTCGCCACCATGCTGGTCGGATTCTTCGCCGTCTTCAATGGCGGCGGGCGACCGCTCTTCGGCGCCCTGACCGATCGCCTGGACCCGGGGAGGACGGCGATGATCTCGTTTGCCCTGATCGGGGCGGCCTCCCTCATCATGTGGCAGGCGCCGTCCGGGGCGACCTACATCGCCGCCTTTGCGGTGCTCTGGGGGTGCCTGGGCGGATGGCTCGCCATCGCCCCGACGGCGACCGCCCGCTACTTCGGCACCTGCGACTATCCGCGCTGCTACGGGCTGGTCTTTCTCGCATACGGGGCCGGGGCGATCGCCGGGCCGCAGCTGGCCGGCTACATCAGGACGACGACCGGGGGCTACCTGGGCGTCTTCCCCTGGGTGCTCGGGCTGGCGGCGATCGGGTTTGTGGTGGCGTTTGCGCTGCTGAGGCCGGGAAAATCTGGCTGA
- a CDS encoding flavodoxin domain-containing protein, whose amino-acid sequence MEEKVLVAYATRYGSTREVAEAIAAALREEGAAVDLMRADEVTDTAPYTMVVIGSPVYAGKWLDDALTMVTRHREALSRVRVALFAVGILIAEDTPENRQKLKAALDPVVQVVTPVSIGLFAGKLDAKALSFPLRMMLKVMKTPEGDYRDMDAIRRWAKGLPGRKG is encoded by the coding sequence ATGGAAGAGAAGGTACTCGTCGCCTACGCCACCCGTTACGGCTCCACCCGCGAGGTGGCCGAGGCGATCGCGGCAGCGCTCCGGGAGGAGGGGGCGGCGGTGGATCTCATGCGGGCGGACGAAGTCACCGATACGGCGCCCTACACGATGGTCGTCATCGGAAGCCCGGTCTACGCCGGAAAATGGCTTGATGACGCCCTCACGATGGTGACCCGGCACCGGGAGGCCCTCAGCCGGGTCCGGGTCGCCCTCTTTGCGGTCGGGATCCTCATCGCCGAGGATACCCCTGAAAACCGGCAGAAACTCAAAGCGGCGCTCGACCCGGTCGTGCAGGTCGTCACCCCGGTCTCCATCGGCCTCTTCGCCGGAAAACTCGACGCGAAAGCGCTCTCCTTCCCCCTGCGCATGATGCTGAAGGTGATGAAGACCCCTGAGGGCGACTACCGGGATATGGACGCGATCAGGCGCTGGGCGAAGGGTCTTCCGGGCAGGAAGGGGTAG
- a CDS encoding ABC-ATPase domain-containing protein — MAVREAADLQRILQRIDGRGYSAYKDCEGAYAFEGFTLWIDHVQADPFAAPSRVRVSVPASAAGFPRGCCGTKDRTVALRDFLARSFAAAGGGRRRGSGRSGESAVALPGQEILERSSVVATADGDIEVRFLVGLPARGRTVLGGEAAAVFFEEIPARVASSLHYKAVDAGALYRHLAAFEDYRALQAALPSLGLVAFVADGAVLPRQSGVDDRPLQEAVPFRSPPSLRVEVDLPHAGTVGGMGVPEGITLIVGGGFHGKSTLLRAIERGVYAHIPGDGRERVASLPSTMKIRAEDGRRAEGVDISPFIAGLPDRRETHAFSTENASGSTSQAANIMEALEVGAGVLLIDEDTAATNMMIRDRRMQALVPDDLEPITPFIDRARSLFCDCDVSTVLVIGGSGDYFDIADTVVCMARYRPEDATARAQAVAVAHPSGRPARTGERFGTFRRRIPDPRSIDASKGRREARVAADGVRAIRFGVHEIDLSAVSQVVDPAQTAAIAHAILRAKRLMDGRTSLQEAVEAVVAETESRGLDALVPYPSGGLAAFRPFELAAAINRLRTLRVGQKE, encoded by the coding sequence ATGGCGGTGAGAGAGGCAGCAGACCTGCAGAGAATACTGCAGCGGATCGACGGTCGAGGCTATAGCGCCTACAAAGACTGCGAGGGCGCCTATGCCTTCGAGGGTTTCACCCTCTGGATCGACCACGTCCAGGCCGACCCCTTTGCCGCCCCGAGCCGCGTCCGGGTCAGTGTCCCGGCGTCCGCCGCCGGATTCCCCCGAGGCTGTTGCGGGACGAAAGACCGGACCGTGGCCCTGCGGGACTTTCTCGCCCGCTCGTTTGCCGCCGCCGGCGGCGGGAGGCGCCGGGGGAGCGGGCGGAGTGGGGAGAGCGCCGTCGCCCTGCCGGGCCAGGAGATCCTGGAGCGCTCCTCGGTGGTGGCGACGGCGGACGGCGATATCGAGGTGCGGTTCCTTGTCGGCCTGCCGGCGCGGGGGCGCACGGTGCTTGGCGGAGAGGCGGCGGCGGTCTTTTTCGAGGAGATCCCGGCACGCGTCGCCTCCTCCCTTCATTATAAAGCAGTGGACGCCGGAGCGCTCTACCGCCACCTCGCCGCCTTTGAGGACTACCGGGCGCTGCAAGCGGCGCTCCCCTCCCTCGGGCTCGTCGCCTTCGTCGCCGACGGGGCGGTGCTGCCGCGGCAGAGCGGCGTCGACGACCGCCCTCTCCAGGAGGCAGTGCCCTTCAGATCGCCGCCCTCCCTGCGGGTCGAGGTCGACCTCCCCCATGCCGGCACCGTCGGCGGCATGGGCGTCCCTGAGGGGATCACCCTCATCGTCGGCGGCGGGTTCCACGGCAAATCGACCCTCCTCCGGGCGATCGAGCGCGGCGTCTATGCCCATATCCCGGGCGACGGACGGGAGCGCGTCGCCAGTCTCCCGTCGACGATGAAGATCCGGGCCGAAGACGGGCGCCGGGCGGAAGGCGTGGACATCTCCCCCTTCATCGCCGGTCTCCCTGACAGGCGCGAGACCCACGCCTTCTCCACCGAGAACGCCAGCGGGAGCACCTCGCAGGCGGCGAACATCATGGAGGCCCTGGAGGTCGGGGCCGGAGTGCTGCTCATCGACGAGGACACCGCCGCCACGAACATGATGATCCGCGACCGGCGAATGCAGGCGCTCGTCCCTGACGACCTGGAACCGATCACGCCCTTCATCGACCGCGCCCGATCCCTCTTTTGCGACTGCGATGTCTCGACGGTGCTCGTCATCGGCGGTTCTGGCGATTACTTCGACATCGCCGATACCGTCGTCTGCATGGCGCGCTACCGCCCCGAGGACGCCACCGCACGGGCGCAGGCGGTCGCCGTCGCTCACCCGTCAGGGCGTCCCGCCCGCACCGGCGAGAGGTTCGGCACCTTCCGCCGCCGCATCCCCGATCCCCGGTCCATCGACGCCAGCAAGGGGCGGCGGGAGGCGCGGGTGGCGGCAGACGGCGTGCGCGCCATCAGATTCGGCGTCCACGAGATCGACCTCTCCGCGGTCTCCCAGGTCGTCGACCCGGCCCAGACGGCGGCGATCGCCCACGCCATCCTCAGGGCAAAACGCCTGATGGACGGGCGCACCAGCCTGCAGGAGGCGGTCGAGGCGGTGGTCGCCGAAACAGAGTCCCGCGGCCTCGACGCACTCGTCCCCTATCCCTCGGGTGGACTCGCCGCCTTCCGCCCCTTTGAACTGGCGGCGGCGATCAACCGCCTCCGCACCCTCAGGGTCGGGCAGAAAGAGTGA
- a CDS encoding fasciclin domain-containing protein, protein MKAGYLSGMAVMVIVLAIAAGCTGTGGAGNQAPPTIVGAAAADGRLMAVVAAAQATGLTDTLNGPGPFTVFAPTDEAVAALPGGTISALLHDPEGLLTEILNYHVVSGKYMAADVVNLTTLPTVQGSNLTITVEGGMVMVDGAKVLTADIEASNGVIHVIDAVMLPPPCHLTVGTSSEAPAHQHVWCEGANETLPFCNVMGVCHVHPINETENLAEAAGAGPHTHNLT, encoded by the coding sequence ATGAAAGCAGGATATCTTTCTGGAATGGCAGTGATGGTCATTGTTCTGGCGATAGCCGCAGGATGCACCGGCACCGGTGGTGCGGGGAATCAGGCGCCCCCGACCATCGTCGGGGCCGCCGCAGCAGACGGGCGGCTTATGGCCGTGGTCGCCGCCGCGCAGGCCACCGGCCTTACCGATACCCTGAACGGTCCTGGACCGTTCACGGTGTTTGCCCCGACCGATGAAGCCGTTGCAGCGTTGCCGGGCGGAACTATCTCTGCTCTGCTGCACGATCCTGAAGGGCTACTCACCGAGATCCTCAACTACCATGTGGTGAGCGGGAAGTACATGGCCGCCGACGTGGTGAATCTGACCACATTGCCGACCGTCCAGGGCTCCAACCTCACCATCACGGTTGAGGGTGGCATGGTCATGGTTGACGGAGCAAAGGTTCTGACCGCCGACATCGAGGCCTCGAACGGCGTGATCCATGTGATCGACGCCGTCATGCTCCCGCCCCCCTGCCACCTGACGGTCGGGACATCGAGCGAGGCGCCGGCCCACCAGCATGTCTGGTGCGAGGGTGCAAACGAGACCCTGCCCTTCTGCAATGTTATGGGCGTGTGCCATGTCCACCCGATCAACGAGACGGAAAATCTCGCTGAAGCGGCGGGGGCGGGTCCACACACCCATAACCTGACATAA
- a CDS encoding GAF domain-containing protein, whose protein sequence is MTDLSDTEQIILSYLRSHPPEECMLDKISMGTGKSRATVLKYLGTLHARGILDYRYVGRSKLWTVKEAHEPVGRTEERDGAKAAPPDAGALVATAAELHGIRVREAEMSEHLDLPETIVLTLTDGWYIVVRNRLFSSVFPDASDFLDLVRPGQIPAVEAAVQARKKSGPVTADLDLREKAGVYRPYRITFFPQAGCTVVVGEDLSAGKRSRRHLEALLYIIRTAGSAPDEAHLLGETMRGVREKLLPYLDGAVFMGDNHRTAYSTWEITEDTKTALSPLLTACTSALQTVSAGREGERLRPLVAGTPVKTVVAVPIIEEETAVGALALLLDADVTAADIENIEIVADEIASALKMQRLDRERTEYVNTLLAMNRISTILNEAEDERSILEQSIDAAMNTLGFEMGCVYLKDEEDAMIPRVHRNMPENLRTMCISGMFDGLFERAFRERNVVYITEGMPGYADLNEVVKANGVRTLLILPIKYGGRVVGLLNMGSTEEKHYMQTSLENISSIGLQLGVALERSVLARALEERAGKKAER, encoded by the coding sequence ATGACCGACCTCTCAGACACCGAACAGATAATCCTCTCGTACCTCCGCTCGCACCCCCCCGAGGAGTGCATGCTCGACAAGATCTCCATGGGAACGGGCAAGAGCCGGGCCACCGTCCTGAAGTACCTGGGGACACTCCATGCCCGGGGCATCCTGGACTACCGCTACGTCGGCCGTAGCAAACTCTGGACGGTAAAAGAGGCGCACGAACCTGTCGGGAGGACAGAGGAGAGGGACGGCGCAAAAGCCGCACCACCCGATGCAGGCGCCCTGGTGGCCACGGCGGCTGAGTTGCACGGGATCAGGGTGCGGGAGGCGGAAATGAGCGAGCACCTCGATCTTCCGGAGACGATCGTCCTGACACTCACGGACGGATGGTATATCGTGGTCAGGAACCGGTTATTCTCCTCCGTCTTCCCTGATGCTTCGGACTTCCTGGACCTGGTGCGCCCCGGGCAGATCCCTGCGGTCGAGGCCGCCGTGCAGGCGCGGAAGAAAAGCGGACCCGTCACCGCCGACCTGGACCTCAGGGAGAAGGCAGGAGTGTACAGGCCCTATCGGATCACCTTTTTCCCGCAGGCCGGTTGCACGGTCGTCGTCGGCGAGGACCTATCTGCCGGCAAGAGATCGCGGCGGCATTTGGAGGCCCTGCTCTATATCATCAGGACGGCCGGCAGCGCCCCGGACGAGGCGCACCTGCTGGGCGAGACGATGCGAGGCGTCAGGGAGAAACTCCTGCCCTATCTCGACGGCGCCGTCTTCATGGGGGACAATCACAGGACGGCATACAGTACATGGGAGATCACGGAGGATACAAAAACGGCACTCTCACCGCTTCTTACGGCATGCACGAGCGCCCTCCAGACCGTATCGGCCGGCAGGGAAGGCGAACGGCTGCGCCCACTGGTCGCCGGGACGCCCGTAAAAACCGTCGTCGCCGTCCCGATCATCGAGGAGGAGACGGCGGTCGGGGCGCTGGCGCTGCTGCTGGACGCCGACGTGACCGCGGCAGACATCGAGAACATCGAGATCGTGGCCGACGAGATCGCAAGCGCTCTGAAGATGCAACGGCTGGACCGGGAGCGCACCGAGTACGTGAACACGCTCCTCGCCATGAACCGGATCTCCACCATCTTGAACGAGGCCGAGGACGAGAGATCGATACTGGAGCAGTCCATCGACGCGGCGATGAACACGCTCGGCTTCGAGATGGGCTGCGTGTACCTCAAGGACGAGGAGGACGCCATGATCCCGCGGGTGCACAGGAACATGCCGGAAAACCTCAGGACGATGTGCATCTCAGGGATGTTCGACGGGCTCTTCGAGCGTGCGTTCAGGGAGCGAAACGTCGTCTACATCACCGAGGGTATGCCGGGCTACGCCGATCTGAACGAAGTTGTGAAGGCGAACGGCGTCCGCACCCTCCTGATCCTGCCGATCAAATATGGCGGGCGGGTCGTCGGCCTGTTAAACATGGGCAGCACGGAAGAGAAACACTATATGCAGACGAGCCTGGAGAACATCTCGTCCATCGGGCTCCAGCTCGGCGTCGCCCTCGAACGCTCCGTGCTCGCCCGCGCCCTCGAAGAGCGGGCCGGGAAGAAAGCGGAGCGGTGA
- a CDS encoding DUF169 domain-containing protein: MSYTTTSRELIDLLGLKGSPVAVKLAKTASDVPAGYQKVPEKSRHCQFVQDARLKGLKGYAAREEHVCKGGAGVMGIEPLPPSVADGSTYHKLGNFKTAEGALDTVTAIPKCAETHYASVYSPLETAEFEPDVVVVVATPRQALRLTQAYLHAAGGRISSDYSGIQSICADAVIAVKERGVPNMTLGCNGSRKNSGIAEDEVIMGIPPKNLAAIVEALKVFAGKWG, translated from the coding sequence ATGTCATACACCACAACGTCCAGGGAACTGATCGATCTGCTGGGGCTGAAGGGCAGCCCTGTTGCCGTAAAGCTTGCGAAGACCGCGTCCGACGTTCCGGCGGGCTACCAGAAGGTGCCGGAGAAGAGCCGGCACTGCCAGTTCGTGCAGGACGCCCGGCTGAAGGGCTTGAAGGGATATGCCGCCCGCGAGGAGCACGTGTGCAAGGGCGGCGCCGGCGTGATGGGTATCGAGCCCCTGCCGCCGAGCGTGGCCGACGGCAGCACCTACCACAAGCTGGGCAACTTCAAGACCGCGGAGGGTGCGCTCGACACGGTCACCGCCATCCCGAAGTGCGCAGAGACGCACTACGCCTCGGTCTACTCCCCCCTGGAGACGGCCGAGTTCGAGCCGGACGTGGTGGTCGTCGTCGCCACGCCCAGACAGGCCCTGCGGTTGACGCAGGCGTACCTCCACGCCGCGGGCGGCCGGATCTCCAGTGACTACTCCGGGATCCAGTCTATCTGCGCCGACGCCGTCATCGCCGTCAAGGAGCGGGGCGTCCCCAACATGACGCTGGGCTGCAATGGCTCGCGGAAGAACTCGGGGATCGCCGAGGACGAGGTCATCATGGGCATCCCGCCGAAGAACCTCGCCGCCATCGTCGAGGCGCTGAAGGTGTTTGCCGGGAAGTGGGGGTAA
- a CDS encoding DsrE family protein, with protein sequence MAKTVRAIGIPAPNAGILAGNVLKNLDNPGEEVRFVLSPGAEVGLDAVARKHGYTLEFTKADAAVEARMVPSGKSMEEVDVSGDFCPGPVITVGNILAGLPVGERLKVKSTSADTIADVAAAVTSSGSKVVGEGVEGDRHYLVAEKAEKQAAGAAAAVDRDRVLIVQGNGIGNAERAYATFIFSKVAQSMGRKVTIFLLMDGVSIAKKGNAAAVKHPAFDRLDRLMAEVVAAGATVYACELSAKFRGIEQADLADGVKLAGAATYLQLLSDPAYTVVNF encoded by the coding sequence ATGGCGAAGACGGTCAGGGCAATCGGAATTCCGGCCCCGAACGCTGGCATCCTGGCCGGGAATGTCCTGAAGAACCTGGACAATCCCGGCGAAGAGGTGCGTTTCGTCCTCAGCCCCGGCGCCGAGGTGGGACTGGACGCCGTCGCACGGAAGCACGGATACACCCTGGAGTTCACGAAGGCGGACGCCGCCGTGGAGGCGCGGATGGTGCCGTCCGGGAAGAGCATGGAGGAGGTCGACGTCAGCGGAGACTTTTGCCCGGGCCCGGTGATCACGGTGGGGAACATCCTCGCCGGTCTTCCGGTCGGTGAACGGCTGAAAGTGAAGAGCACCAGCGCCGACACGATTGCGGACGTTGCCGCCGCCGTCACCTCGTCGGGGTCGAAGGTCGTCGGCGAGGGCGTCGAGGGCGACCGCCACTACCTCGTCGCCGAGAAGGCCGAGAAGCAGGCCGCCGGCGCCGCTGCCGCCGTGGACCGCGACCGCGTCCTCATCGTGCAGGGCAACGGCATCGGCAACGCCGAGCGGGCCTATGCCACCTTCATCTTCTCGAAGGTGGCGCAGAGCATGGGCCGGAAGGTGACCATCTTCCTCCTGATGGATGGGGTGAGCATCGCAAAGAAGGGGAACGCCGCCGCCGTGAAGCACCCGGCCTTCGACAGGCTCGACCGCCTGATGGCCGAGGTCGTGGCGGCCGGCGCCACGGTCTATGCCTGCGAACTCTCGGCGAAGTTCAGGGGGATCGAGCAGGCCGACCTCGCCGACGGCGTGAAACTGGCCGGGGCGGCGACCTACCTGCAGCTCCTGAGCGATCCCGCATATACGGTCGTAAACTTCTGA
- a CDS encoding DUF5400 family protein: protein MDMTYQVIALAILVSSTVTGFITFRMLGMKLAPHFGALILALVATLAAVATGIGAIVYAAAFLQVIVALTAFTQMWETLKYSFQTSPGYGPHLALVMMLPVLAVAAVAL, encoded by the coding sequence ATGGACATGACCTATCAGGTGATCGCGTTAGCGATCCTCGTCAGCAGCACCGTTACCGGGTTTATCACGTTTCGGATGCTCGGGATGAAGCTTGCGCCCCACTTCGGGGCGCTGATCCTGGCGCTCGTCGCCACCCTCGCCGCCGTCGCCACCGGCATCGGGGCAATCGTCTATGCTGCGGCCTTCTTGCAGGTGATCGTCGCCCTCACAGCCTTCACCCAGATGTGGGAGACCCTGAAGTACTCCTTCCAGACCTCGCCCGGCTACGGCCCGCACCTCGCCCTCGTCATGATGCTGCCGGTGCTCGCCGTGGCGGCGGTGGCTCTGTAG
- a CDS encoding GNAT family N-acetyltransferase: MDTMEHDRKSTVIADGYTLGPIEDADGGAVIDLFNYYIENTFAAYPERPVPYEFFGLLRAASKGYPTAALKDGDGKLGGFGMLRAHSPLPAFARTAEITYFIRPDLTGRGFGSAMLSYLEAEGRKQGVSCILAGISSKNDGSIRFHARHGFVEVGRFRNVGEKWGTLFDTLWMEKEI, encoded by the coding sequence ATGGACACCATGGAACATGATAGAAAATCGACCGTAATTGCAGACGGCTACACCCTCGGCCCCATCGAGGACGCCGACGGAGGCGCCGTGATCGACCTGTTCAACTACTATATCGAGAACACCTTTGCCGCATACCCCGAGCGGCCGGTGCCGTACGAGTTCTTCGGTCTGCTCCGTGCGGCCTCGAAGGGGTATCCGACCGCGGCGCTGAAGGACGGCGATGGCAAACTCGGCGGGTTCGGCATGCTCCGCGCCCACAGCCCCCTCCCCGCCTTCGCCCGCACCGCGGAGATCACCTACTTCATCAGGCCCGACCTGACCGGGCGTGGGTTCGGGTCGGCGATGCTTTCATACCTCGAGGCGGAGGGCAGGAAGCAGGGCGTCTCCTGCATCCTGGCGGGAATCTCGTCGAAAAACGACGGCAGCATCAGGTTCCATGCACGCCACGGCTTTGTCGAGGTCGGCAGGTTCAGGAACGTCGGCGAGAAGTGGGGCACGCTCTTCGATACCCTCTGGATGGAAAAAGAGATCTGA
- a CDS encoding MarR family winged helix-turn-helix transcriptional regulator translates to MLNNSRNQDTDAAAEIMDLFVRLLNKAAAIEREPVDIGHGVLLYPSEVHLIDYIGRFPDENVSGLASRLGITKGAVSQTTKKLEAKGYLERENPEGDRKTVHLRLTRRGEEAFAWHRGYHEAVNRNIVGEIASFDRRDIENFKRILIQLEGIFDACPAAREEHTQAFRERIREERA, encoded by the coding sequence ATGCTAAACAATTCCCGCAACCAGGATACCGATGCCGCCGCCGAGATCATGGATCTCTTCGTCAGGCTCCTCAACAAAGCGGCGGCGATCGAGAGGGAGCCCGTCGACATCGGGCACGGCGTGCTCCTCTACCCTTCGGAGGTGCACCTGATCGATTATATTGGGCGGTTCCCCGATGAGAACGTCTCAGGCCTCGCGTCCCGCCTCGGCATCACCAAAGGCGCCGTCTCGCAGACGACGAAGAAACTGGAGGCGAAGGGCTACCTCGAACGGGAAAACCCGGAGGGCGATCGAAAAACGGTCCACCTCCGCCTGACACGGCGGGGAGAGGAGGCCTTCGCCTGGCACCGCGGCTATCACGAGGCGGTCAACCGCAACATTGTAGGGGAGATCGCCAGCTTCGACCGTCGTGACATCGAGAACTTCAAACGAATCCTGATCCAGCTTGAGGGCATCTTCGACGCCTGCCCCGCGGCGCGGGAGGAGCATACCCAGGCGTTCAGGGAGCGGATCAGGGAAGAGAGAGCTTGA
- a CDS encoding YkgJ family cysteine cluster protein → MPFFCIRCGECCSQMGDVHVVEEDRGGGRFLVANRYTGERDEVEIDPALSRLSPDRRIFERWPMACPFLREDPESGEVVCIVHRTRPEICQEYRCWRLLVQNAAGVRAGRVMERRHLAADDPALKAFWEENIAGIREGDIDRWDEQVILLLKGAGYTVYW, encoded by the coding sequence ATGCCGTTTTTCTGTATCAGGTGCGGGGAGTGCTGCAGCCAGATGGGCGATGTCCATGTCGTGGAGGAGGACCGCGGCGGCGGGCGGTTCCTGGTGGCAAACCGCTACACCGGCGAGCGCGACGAGGTCGAGATCGACCCGGCGCTCTCCCGCCTCTCTCCCGACCGGCGCATCTTCGAGCGGTGGCCCATGGCCTGCCCGTTTCTGCGGGAGGACCCGGAGAGCGGTGAGGTCGTCTGCATCGTCCACCGGACGCGCCCTGAGATCTGCCAGGAGTACCGGTGCTGGCGCCTCCTCGTCCAGAACGCCGCCGGGGTGCGGGCGGGCCGCGTGATGGAGCGCCGGCACCTGGCGGCGGACGACCCGGCGCTCAAAGCGTTCTGGGAGGAGAATATCGCCGGGATCCGCGAGGGCGATATCGACCGCTGGGATGAGCAGGTGATCCTGCTGCTGAAAGGGGCAGGATATACGGTATACTGGTAA